One Capsicum annuum cultivar UCD-10X-F1 chromosome 2, UCD10Xv1.1, whole genome shotgun sequence genomic window carries:
- the LOC124896230 gene encoding uncharacterized protein LOC124896230 — MTTNIAESLNLMLTDEREYPVSYLFNLIARKFGQKFRERHVFVDSTNNKFVPCAKNILRDNKSMNDSLYVTNANGGLNRFTVFDNGVTAKVNLLDRSCFCRKYDLVKMSCKHVMAALRAKYGDGEGYGNSICLYSSSIYKVETYLLTYFEVVNVVPPEFEWTVP, encoded by the coding sequence ATGACCACAAACATTGCCGAGTCACTCAACTTGATGTTGACggatgaacgggagtaccccGTGTCGTACCTATTTAATTTAATTGCTAGAAAATTTGGTCAAAAGTTTAGGGAGCGGCATGTCTTTGTCGACAGTACAAACAACAAATTTGTGCCTTGTGCGAAAAATATCCTAAGGGATAATAAAAGTATGAATGATTCATTATATGTGACTAATGCAAACGGCGGTCTCAATCGATTCACCGTGTTCGACAATGGtgttactgccaaggtcaatctcttggacAGGAGTTGTTTTTGTAGGAAATATGACTTGGTGAAAATGTCATGCAAACATGTGATGGCCGCTTTGCGAGCAAAGTATGGTGATGGTGAAggttatggtaactccatctGCTTGTACTCTTCGTCAATTTATAAAGTTGAAACTTACCTCCTCACATACTTTGAAGTTGTTAACGTTGTCCCTCCAGAGTTCGAATGGACTGTGCCATAA